Proteins encoded together in one Ferroglobus placidus DSM 10642 window:
- a CDS encoding DUF58 domain-containing protein produces MKYAASKAVSAAVFLLLVGVVLIIPEFVLAALVPLTPLLVPPVARIKVDKVEFEKPEYIGEEFRVSIPLKFYGIGIAKIYHEIEEGIEIIDGKNYSTAFIFGFGKSTIRYRGRVRRIGKHDLSKLKVVVENLSLSSERMYEIDLDLEIEAKSRIFGRRLKELRAKAKSVMVDIDRAKIGVPGTDFKEIREYNFSDPLKFINWKASARLGKLMVNEFEKEGKKAVWIVLDANDYMEGFFDKALEVCSFLVSYYATRGNKVGLYALGKGNLIYPDFGKKQVKKIFDYITSLEADGSESLEESYEKMKKMLYIYEPLIYIITRAEKANLKKFIRKVSKFKVVVISIKRDGESLGELALMLARRRALKGIEHRLEIDVEDRVEKLAKVVA; encoded by the coding sequence GTGAAGTACGCAGCTTCAAAAGCCGTTAGCGCTGCAGTATTTCTTCTTTTAGTCGGAGTTGTATTGATAATTCCCGAGTTCGTCTTAGCCGCATTAGTTCCACTCACCCCCCTCTTAGTTCCGCCGGTTGCCAGAATAAAAGTGGATAAAGTTGAGTTCGAAAAACCGGAGTACATTGGAGAAGAGTTTAGAGTGTCAATTCCTCTAAAATTTTACGGAATCGGAATTGCAAAGATCTACCACGAGATTGAGGAAGGAATAGAAATAATTGATGGTAAAAATTATTCCACAGCCTTCATCTTCGGATTTGGAAAAAGCACTATCAGGTACAGAGGGAGAGTTAGAAGGATCGGAAAGCACGACTTATCGAAGCTGAAGGTTGTGGTAGAAAATCTTTCCCTCTCTTCTGAGAGAATGTACGAAATCGATCTCGATCTTGAGATCGAAGCGAAGAGCAGAATTTTCGGTAGGAGGTTGAAAGAACTTAGAGCTAAGGCGAAGAGCGTAATGGTGGACATCGACAGAGCGAAGATAGGCGTTCCGGGAACGGATTTTAAAGAGATTAGAGAGTACAACTTCTCCGACCCTCTAAAATTCATAAACTGGAAAGCTTCAGCAAGACTCGGAAAGCTCATGGTTAACGAGTTCGAAAAGGAGGGGAAGAAAGCGGTGTGGATAGTGCTTGACGCAAACGACTACATGGAAGGATTCTTCGACAAAGCTTTGGAAGTGTGCTCCTTCCTCGTAAGTTACTACGCAACGAGGGGAAACAAAGTCGGACTTTACGCCCTCGGAAAAGGCAACTTAATTTATCCGGACTTCGGGAAAAAGCAGGTGAAGAAGATATTCGATTACATAACAAGCTTGGAAGCCGATGGAAGCGAAAGTTTGGAGGAATCTTACGAAAAGATGAAAAAAATGCTTTACATCTACGAACCTCTGATATACATAATTACGAGAGCGGAAAAGGCGAATTTGAAAAAATTCATCCGAAAGGTTTCGAAGTTTAAAGTCGTGGTGATTTCGATAAAGAGAGATGGCGAAAGCTTAGGAGAGCTCGCTCTAATGCTCGCAAGAAGAAGGGCTCTTAAAGGCATAGAACACAGGCTTGAGATTGACGTCGAAGATAGGGTCGAAAAGCTCGCAAAGGTGGTAGCGTGA
- a CDS encoding molybdopterin-containing oxidoreductase family protein, which yields MKYYKSTCKMCVNFCGIKVKVQNGVIRAIYPDEKRAPYFNWGNCPKGVSGMWNTYNPYRLKRPLKRTNPKKGPNEDPGWVEISWEEAFNIVAEKLKQIRESDPRKLVWHHGHGKYLLDDEWMKAFTAAFGTPNMIHRTTTCEASRHVADEITWGGHGALPDLEYCNYLINMGGNYFEADQWARWLDHATIEAKERGMKLVVVEPRLSNLAAKADEWVPIRPGKDVLFLLAMANVLISEGYVDRDFLVNYTNAPFLVGEDGKFLRDENGNPLVWDTVTNSAKPYVEGVVPALEGEYEIDGKKYRTAFQVFADYVKDITPESVAEECGVPAEQIRRIAKEFGENARIGSTIVIDGKELRYRPVAIYTFRGLSAKEHGTQNWRAALIVMQLVGAIDAVGGFLLHKPGSEKYMKPSKCEYPPSRIDLKKSVFLPHATHDVAQQAMFSMLDPEKYGFDYKPEMQIFFATNRPFSTSNAEKQFEALAKTFNVVIDITMTETAWYADVVFPDKTYLEAFGYYGGRWTPHARHHTLHYPIVNVFNIPYQNLEIMFELAKRAGFYDEFLEKINEKFKFKNPKFEKGKDYDAKAAFDILWRNKTGQPIEQGMRDGFYGKFVSVEERYLHGAEEKFKGPNKPKMHLYCEELIHSAEKVIELMNKHENIRKVFEEWYETENVEEEVKIRLSPIPRKEHAYPTPHKKAKDYPLYLITFKRMYRNQSGYCNVNPILNQVSHDSDYNDVWIHPETARKLKIDDGDKVVVESRVGKLVAIARVTEAIRPDTVAISYHYGHWSPGYPEWARKGSWVNKILEYHPDMVSGMNSFNDTKVRIYKA from the coding sequence GTGAAGTACTACAAATCGACCTGCAAGATGTGCGTGAACTTCTGCGGAATTAAAGTGAAGGTGCAGAACGGAGTTATTAGGGCGATATATCCGGATGAGAAGAGAGCACCATACTTCAACTGGGGCAACTGTCCGAAGGGAGTATCTGGAATGTGGAACACCTACAACCCTTACAGGCTTAAGAGACCTCTGAAGAGAACGAATCCTAAGAAAGGACCGAACGAGGATCCGGGCTGGGTGGAGATAAGCTGGGAAGAGGCTTTTAACATAGTAGCTGAAAAGCTCAAGCAGATAAGGGAAAGCGACCCGAGGAAGCTCGTATGGCACCACGGACACGGAAAGTATCTGCTTGACGACGAGTGGATGAAAGCATTTACTGCAGCTTTCGGCACGCCGAACATGATTCACAGAACCACAACATGTGAGGCTTCAAGGCACGTTGCTGATGAGATAACATGGGGAGGTCACGGGGCATTGCCAGACTTGGAATACTGCAACTACCTGATAAACATGGGTGGAAACTACTTCGAAGCTGATCAATGGGCGAGATGGCTTGACCATGCGACCATTGAAGCGAAGGAGAGGGGAATGAAGCTCGTGGTTGTTGAGCCGAGGCTCAGCAATCTGGCAGCTAAAGCTGACGAGTGGGTTCCAATCAGACCCGGAAAAGACGTTCTCTTTCTGCTTGCGATGGCTAACGTGCTGATAAGCGAGGGGTACGTCGACAGAGATTTCCTGGTAAACTACACGAACGCTCCATTTCTTGTAGGTGAAGACGGCAAGTTCTTGAGGGACGAAAACGGCAATCCTCTCGTTTGGGACACGGTAACCAACTCAGCAAAGCCCTACGTTGAGGGAGTTGTCCCGGCTCTCGAAGGAGAATACGAGATAGATGGAAAGAAGTACAGAACGGCATTTCAGGTATTTGCGGACTACGTTAAAGACATAACACCAGAAAGCGTCGCTGAAGAGTGCGGAGTTCCTGCTGAGCAGATAAGGAGAATTGCTAAAGAGTTTGGAGAAAACGCAAGAATTGGCTCTACAATTGTCATAGACGGAAAAGAGTTGAGATATAGACCTGTGGCAATCTATACATTCAGAGGACTTTCTGCAAAAGAGCATGGTACTCAGAACTGGAGAGCAGCCTTAATTGTAATGCAACTCGTGGGAGCTATAGATGCAGTTGGTGGCTTCCTGCTTCACAAGCCGGGAAGCGAAAAGTACATGAAGCCTTCGAAATGCGAATACCCGCCGAGCAGGATAGACTTAAAGAAGAGCGTCTTCTTGCCACACGCAACTCATGATGTTGCGCAGCAAGCCATGTTCAGCATGCTCGATCCGGAAAAGTACGGTTTCGATTACAAGCCGGAAATGCAGATATTCTTCGCAACCAACAGACCTTTCTCGACATCAAATGCGGAAAAGCAGTTCGAAGCTCTTGCAAAAACTTTCAACGTCGTGATTGATATAACGATGACAGAAACTGCTTGGTACGCTGACGTAGTCTTTCCAGACAAAACCTACCTCGAAGCTTTCGGCTACTACGGCGGAAGATGGACGCCGCATGCAAGACACCACACTTTACACTATCCGATAGTCAACGTGTTCAACATACCCTACCAGAACCTTGAGATAATGTTTGAACTTGCGAAAAGAGCTGGCTTCTACGACGAGTTCTTGGAAAAGATCAACGAGAAGTTCAAGTTCAAGAATCCGAAGTTCGAAAAGGGTAAAGACTATGACGCAAAAGCCGCTTTCGACATCCTCTGGAGGAACAAAACCGGACAGCCGATAGAGCAAGGAATGAGAGACGGGTTCTACGGAAAGTTCGTTAGCGTGGAAGAGAGGTACTTGCACGGAGCTGAGGAGAAGTTCAAAGGTCCTAACAAACCGAAGATGCACTTATACTGCGAGGAGCTGATTCACTCCGCTGAAAAAGTAATCGAGTTGATGAACAAACACGAGAACATAAGGAAGGTTTTCGAGGAGTGGTACGAAACGGAAAATGTCGAGGAGGAAGTGAAGATAAGGCTTTCACCTATTCCAAGGAAAGAGCACGCTTATCCAACTCCGCATAAGAAAGCGAAAGACTACCCGCTCTACCTGATAACGTTCAAGAGAATGTACAGAAATCAGAGCGGCTACTGCAACGTAAATCCGATTTTGAATCAGGTATCTCACGACTCCGATTACAACGACGTCTGGATTCACCCAGAAACTGCAAGAAAGCTGAAAATTGACGACGGGGACAAAGTTGTGGTTGAATCGAGAGTCGGGAAACTCGTGGCGATAGCGAGAGTAACCGAAGCGATTCGTCCCGACACTGTAGCTATCTCCTACCACTACGGTCACTGGAGTCCGGGATATCCGGAATGGGCAAGGAAGGGAAGCTGGGTGAACAAGATACTGGAATACCATCCTGACATGGTTTCGGGGATGAACAGCTTCAACGACACCAAGGTTAGGATTTACAAGGCGTGA
- a CDS encoding 4Fe-4S dicluster domain-containing protein — MKLVRVIDTTKCIGCRACVAACMNENFYVPGNPWNFVIEYEVGKFPNVRRVFVPMNCMHCEDPPCKRACDAIGVGAITKNEYGVVLIDYEKCIGCKYCIAVCPYGAPQYIKEIKNLFPGRGKTPYENIPYENRHWTHRKKENTVEKCTFCWHRIEKAIEEGKTHLIGKDPEYTPACDVVCPVRARHFGDINDPNSEVSKIIAKKKATQLKKEYGTRPQVYYVLEGGDY, encoded by the coding sequence ATGAAGCTCGTGAGAGTTATCGACACGACAAAGTGTATTGGTTGCAGAGCTTGTGTCGCAGCTTGCATGAACGAAAACTTCTACGTTCCCGGAAACCCTTGGAACTTCGTCATAGAATATGAAGTCGGTAAGTTCCCCAACGTCAGGAGAGTATTCGTTCCGATGAACTGCATGCACTGCGAAGATCCGCCATGTAAGAGAGCCTGCGATGCTATTGGAGTAGGAGCGATAACGAAAAATGAATACGGTGTAGTTTTAATCGACTACGAAAAGTGCATAGGCTGCAAGTATTGCATAGCTGTCTGTCCTTACGGAGCTCCCCAGTACATAAAGGAAATTAAGAATCTCTTCCCCGGCAGAGGTAAAACACCTTACGAGAACATTCCCTACGAGAACAGGCACTGGACTCACAGGAAGAAGGAAAATACAGTGGAAAAATGCACGTTCTGCTGGCACCGTATAGAAAAAGCCATTGAAGAGGGAAAAACTCACTTAATCGGCAAAGATCCCGAGTACACTCCAGCATGCGACGTTGTCTGCCCAGTTAGAGCGAGGCACTTTGGAGATATAAACGATCCGAACAGCGAGGTTTCGAAGATAATAGCGAAGAAGAAAGCGACGCAACTCAAGAAAGAGTACGGAACGAGACCTCAAGTCTACTACGTCTTGGAGGGAGGTGATTACTGA
- a CDS encoding DNA polymerase II large subunit — protein MIVTLDKFFPLFDKEEENKEFVKFSQELREYHERLLKEVEKAYEIAKKARALGLDPFTEVEIPVAKNMAERVEKLLKIDGIAKKIVELEEEGYSREKICFEIAKCIIEGEFGNFSREEALDKAVRAAVAIQTEGVVAAPIEGIAKVRIDKNFDGTEFLKIYYAGPIRSAGGTAQVISVLVGDYARRLLGLDRYKPTEEEILRYCEEIPLYKKVANLQYLPSDKEIRLIVSNCPVCIDGEPTEDVEVSGYRNLPRVETNRVRGGMALVIAEGIALKAPKLKKIVESIGIDGWEWLDELINKGGEDEEEAVVKPNDKYLSDIVAGRPVFSHPSRKGGFRLRYGRARNSGFATVGINPATMVLTDGFIAIGTQLKVERPGKAGSAVPVTSIEGPTVRLKNGDVLRVDSYEEALAIKDQVEKILDLGEILINFGDFLENNHPLVPSSYVYEWWIQEVEKVLPKKDYRKISEDEALKLCDEYGVPLHPDYTYLWHDISFEEAKYLQEWVSKGKVEGKYGKSCLTLEIDEKGKEILEKILLPHKVRNGRIVIEQWKVFVRCLGLDENLKVVKSCEKAKDGLEFVRKVSGLDVRAKAPTRIGARMGRPEKSKEREMRPPPHVLFPVGLAGGKQRDIKTAMEYKGNGEKGVIEVELSLRICKECGRETFWLRCECGGLTEQIYQCPRCGSKTKSEVCKSCRIETKGYKTWRINIKELYENAKNNLKLNAEGVVKGVIGLTSKNKFAERLEKGILRAFHGVSVFKDGTIRYDMTDLPITHFKPKEIGVSVEKLRELGYKYDYKGNELKREDQIVELKPQDIILSKKAAKYLVKVAKFIDDLLVRFYGLDPFYNVEKEEDLIGHLVIGLAPHTSSGVLGRVIGIADVNAGYAHPYFHAAKRRNCDGDEDCVMLLLDGLLNFSREFLPEKRGGQMDAPLVLTTILDPKEVDGEVHNMDIVERYPLEFYEATLRFASPKDVADLIERVEDRLKDESKYYGLKFTHDTEDIALGVKESSYKSLESMESKVKAQMGLAEKIAAVDENDVAERVITSHFLPDIIGNLRAFSRQEFRCIDCNQKFRRVPLSGKCKCGGKIVLTVHEGGIVKYLNVSKDLAEKYAVSDYTRQRLKLIEVEIRSLFESELERQVKISEFF, from the coding sequence ATGATTGTAACTCTCGACAAATTTTTCCCCCTTTTCGATAAGGAGGAGGAAAATAAGGAGTTCGTAAAGTTCTCTCAGGAGCTTAGAGAGTACCACGAGAGACTTCTCAAAGAAGTTGAGAAGGCTTACGAAATTGCTAAAAAAGCGAGGGCTTTGGGATTGGACCCGTTTACGGAAGTGGAAATTCCCGTCGCAAAAAACATGGCTGAGAGAGTTGAAAAGCTTTTAAAAATAGATGGGATAGCCAAAAAAATTGTCGAGCTTGAGGAGGAAGGTTATTCGAGAGAAAAAATCTGTTTTGAAATAGCGAAATGCATAATAGAAGGAGAATTTGGAAATTTCAGCAGAGAGGAGGCGCTGGATAAAGCGGTTAGAGCTGCTGTTGCGATTCAAACCGAAGGAGTCGTTGCGGCTCCCATAGAGGGGATAGCTAAGGTTAGAATAGATAAAAACTTCGACGGAACAGAATTCTTGAAGATATACTACGCCGGACCGATAAGGAGTGCTGGAGGAACAGCCCAAGTCATCTCTGTTTTGGTAGGCGATTACGCGAGAAGATTACTTGGATTGGATAGGTACAAACCAACTGAAGAGGAGATTTTGAGGTACTGCGAGGAAATTCCCCTCTACAAGAAAGTTGCAAATCTGCAGTACTTGCCGAGCGACAAGGAAATCAGGCTGATAGTTTCCAACTGTCCCGTCTGCATAGACGGCGAGCCTACCGAGGACGTGGAAGTTAGCGGATACAGAAACTTGCCGAGGGTGGAGACCAACAGAGTTAGGGGAGGAATGGCTTTAGTTATAGCTGAGGGAATTGCGCTAAAAGCTCCAAAGCTGAAAAAGATAGTGGAAAGCATAGGAATAGACGGCTGGGAATGGCTGGACGAGCTTATAAACAAAGGAGGGGAAGATGAGGAGGAAGCAGTCGTAAAGCCCAACGATAAGTATCTCTCGGACATAGTTGCCGGACGACCGGTCTTTTCTCACCCTTCGAGAAAAGGTGGTTTCAGACTTCGCTACGGAAGAGCGAGAAACTCTGGATTTGCTACAGTGGGCATAAACCCGGCTACGATGGTTTTAACGGACGGATTCATAGCTATAGGAACTCAGCTGAAAGTAGAACGTCCGGGGAAAGCTGGGAGTGCCGTGCCGGTGACGAGCATCGAAGGACCGACTGTAAGATTAAAGAACGGAGACGTTCTCAGAGTTGATAGCTACGAGGAGGCTTTGGCGATAAAGGATCAGGTGGAGAAAATACTCGATCTCGGAGAGATTCTGATAAACTTCGGAGATTTTCTTGAGAACAACCACCCCCTCGTTCCTTCATCTTACGTTTACGAGTGGTGGATTCAGGAAGTTGAAAAAGTTCTGCCGAAAAAAGATTACAGGAAGATAAGCGAAGATGAGGCTTTGAAGCTGTGCGACGAGTACGGAGTTCCGCTTCATCCTGACTACACTTACCTCTGGCACGATATAAGCTTCGAAGAAGCCAAGTACTTGCAGGAGTGGGTTAGCAAGGGGAAGGTGGAAGGGAAGTACGGGAAGAGCTGCTTAACGCTGGAAATTGATGAAAAAGGAAAAGAAATTCTCGAGAAAATTCTGCTTCCCCACAAGGTTAGAAATGGAAGAATCGTTATAGAGCAGTGGAAGGTTTTTGTTAGATGTTTAGGCTTGGACGAGAACCTGAAAGTTGTTAAGAGCTGTGAAAAAGCGAAGGACGGTTTAGAGTTCGTAAGGAAAGTTTCCGGTTTGGATGTGAGGGCGAAAGCTCCTACGAGAATAGGGGCGAGAATGGGGCGTCCGGAGAAATCGAAAGAGAGGGAAATGAGACCTCCACCGCACGTTCTATTTCCGGTTGGCTTGGCTGGGGGGAAGCAGAGAGACATTAAGACGGCTATGGAGTACAAAGGAAACGGAGAGAAGGGAGTTATAGAAGTCGAGCTTTCTCTGAGAATTTGCAAGGAGTGCGGAAGAGAAACTTTCTGGTTAAGATGTGAGTGCGGAGGTTTGACGGAGCAAATCTACCAATGCCCGAGATGCGGAAGTAAAACGAAGTCGGAAGTTTGCAAGAGCTGTAGAATCGAGACGAAAGGATACAAAACCTGGAGGATAAACATAAAGGAGCTTTACGAGAATGCCAAGAACAATTTGAAACTCAATGCTGAGGGGGTTGTTAAAGGTGTTATAGGCTTAACATCCAAGAACAAATTTGCGGAAAGACTTGAAAAGGGAATTCTGAGAGCTTTCCACGGAGTTAGCGTGTTTAAAGATGGAACTATCAGATACGACATGACTGATTTGCCGATAACGCACTTCAAGCCGAAGGAAATAGGGGTTAGCGTTGAGAAGCTCAGAGAGCTCGGATACAAGTACGATTACAAAGGGAATGAGCTGAAGAGGGAAGACCAGATCGTGGAGCTGAAACCTCAGGACATAATTCTTTCGAAGAAGGCTGCTAAATACCTTGTGAAAGTTGCGAAGTTCATAGACGATCTACTCGTCAGATTTTACGGATTGGATCCTTTTTATAACGTTGAAAAGGAGGAAGATTTGATTGGACACCTCGTTATAGGGTTAGCTCCTCACACTTCTTCCGGCGTTCTCGGAAGGGTTATAGGTATAGCAGACGTCAACGCCGGATACGCTCATCCTTACTTCCACGCCGCCAAGAGGAGAAACTGCGACGGGGATGAGGACTGCGTAATGCTCCTCTTGGACGGATTGCTGAACTTCTCGAGGGAGTTCTTGCCCGAGAAGAGAGGAGGACAGATGGACGCTCCTCTCGTTCTAACGACAATCCTCGATCCGAAAGAAGTGGATGGAGAAGTGCACAACATGGACATAGTCGAAAGGTACCCCCTCGAATTCTACGAAGCTACTTTAAGGTTTGCCTCTCCTAAGGATGTAGCGGACCTCATTGAAAGGGTTGAGGATAGGTTGAAAGACGAAAGCAAGTATTATGGACTGAAGTTCACCCACGACACGGAAGATATCGCTTTAGGAGTTAAGGAAAGCTCCTACAAGAGCCTCGAATCTATGGAGAGTAAAGTTAAAGCTCAGATGGGGCTGGCTGAGAAAATAGCTGCTGTTGACGAGAACGACGTGGCTGAGAGAGTCATAACATCCCACTTCCTCCCGGACATAATAGGAAACCTCAGAGCCTTCTCGAGGCAGGAGTTCAGATGCATAGACTGCAATCAGAAGTTCAGAAGGGTTCCCCTCAGCGGTAAGTGTAAGTGCGGAGGAAAAATAGTGTTGACGGTTCACGAGGGAGGTATTGTAAAGTATTTGAACGTTAGCAAGGATCTCGCTGAAAAATATGCTGTGAGCGATTACACGAGGCAGAGGCTGAAGCTGATTGAAGTGGAAATAAGGTCCCTCTTCGAAAGCGAACTTGAGAGGCAGGTGAAGATAAGTGAGTTCTTTTAA
- a CDS encoding MBL fold metallo-hydrolase: MEIFKGVYAYVWGSAFSDCSNAYIIKGDSTIIIDPGSYKSYTNLFGLMRNDGIEEVDYVFATHLHKDHIESAPMFLRKGALISYSEKERRSHHFNIKPDFEMPKIVDFGIRIEVLETPGHTEGSLTFYIPEYSAAITGDLFFENGVPGRWDLVGGSRENLIRSLEKVMELELEFVLPGHGRIFSGRKGIEALIEKAIHIASKY, translated from the coding sequence ATGGAGATATTCAAAGGTGTTTACGCTTACGTGTGGGGTTCTGCTTTCAGCGACTGCTCCAATGCCTACATTATCAAAGGAGATTCCACGATAATAATTGATCCGGGGAGTTACAAGAGCTACACGAACCTCTTCGGACTCATGAGGAACGATGGAATTGAGGAGGTTGATTACGTATTTGCAACGCATTTACACAAGGATCACATCGAAAGCGCTCCCATGTTTTTAAGAAAAGGAGCTCTAATTTCGTACAGCGAAAAAGAGAGGAGGAGTCACCACTTCAACATAAAGCCGGATTTTGAGATGCCGAAAATCGTGGACTTCGGAATAAGAATAGAGGTTTTGGAAACTCCCGGACACACCGAAGGAAGCCTCACTTTTTACATTCCGGAATACTCTGCTGCGATAACCGGTGATTTGTTTTTCGAAAACGGAGTTCCCGGAAGGTGGGACTTGGTTGGCGGGAGCAGAGAAAATTTGATAAGGTCTCTCGAAAAAGTGATGGAGCTTGAGCTCGAATTCGTACTTCCAGGGCACGGAAGAATCTTCAGCGGGAGGAAAGGAATCGAGGCTTTGATTGAAAAAGCGATACATATCGCTTCAAAATATTAA
- a CDS encoding TorD/DmsD family molecular chaperone, with protein sequence MDSNFLKSLAEMRSKVYWLLSDFYLKKPDKKFLKELKQKLPENVEEFSDAIELIKSSLDDDLDDLSERLAVEFTRLFRGIKKGYSPPPPYESVYRGEERVMGETTLAVMKFYSEAGFGIIEEEEGPQDYIGVELKFMSLLCYKEMEAWGKDSEKAREFLELEMRFLREHILQWVPKFCQVVEAESKEPFYVGVARLTKRFVELDAENLEKLLEEVKV encoded by the coding sequence ATGGACTCGAATTTTCTTAAGAGCCTTGCGGAAATGAGGAGTAAGGTTTACTGGTTGCTGAGCGATTTTTACTTGAAAAAACCTGATAAGAAGTTTCTTAAAGAATTAAAGCAAAAGCTTCCTGAGAATGTAGAAGAGTTTTCCGATGCGATCGAGTTAATTAAGAGTAGCCTTGATGACGACCTCGATGATCTATCTGAAAGGCTGGCAGTAGAATTTACGAGGCTCTTCAGGGGTATTAAAAAAGGTTACAGTCCCCCTCCGCCTTACGAATCCGTTTACAGAGGAGAAGAAAGGGTTATGGGAGAGACGACGTTGGCGGTTATGAAATTTTACAGCGAAGCCGGATTTGGAATAATTGAGGAAGAGGAGGGTCCGCAGGATTACATAGGAGTGGAGTTGAAGTTCATGTCACTCCTTTGCTACAAGGAAATGGAAGCGTGGGGAAAAGATTCTGAAAAAGCGAGAGAATTTTTGGAACTGGAGATGAGATTTTTGCGAGAACACATATTGCAGTGGGTACCAAAATTCTGTCAAGTTGTTGAAGCTGAATCGAAAGAGCCTTTCTATGTCGGAGTTGCAAGGCTGACGAAGAGATTTGTGGAGTTGGACGCAGAAAATTTGGAAAAGCTACTCGAAGAAGTTAAAGTATAA
- a CDS encoding ArsR/SmtB family transcription factor, with translation MYETLNVSIFKVLSDPTRVRILLALMERSMSVLELADLLNLDQPLVSYHLKHLKKYGIVDVKRVDKYHIYSVNSEKKRVINLLLKTCKEGDVVEDILSELRNELSKYVGDRMANTLIENFKKRLQEKL, from the coding sequence ATGTACGAGACTCTAAACGTTTCGATATTCAAAGTCCTGAGCGATCCAACGAGGGTCAGAATTCTACTCGCTTTAATGGAGAGAAGCATGTCCGTACTTGAATTGGCAGATCTACTGAATTTAGATCAGCCCCTCGTTTCTTACCATCTCAAGCACCTGAAAAAGTACGGAATCGTAGACGTTAAAAGAGTGGATAAGTACCACATATACTCCGTAAATTCCGAGAAGAAGAGAGTAATAAACCTGCTGCTAAAAACCTGCAAAGAGGGAGATGTTGTCGAGGACATACTTTCCGAACTTAGAAATGAGCTGTCAAAATACGTGGGAGACAGGATGGCAAACACGCTTATTGAAAACTTCAAAAAGAGACTGCAGGAAAAACTATGA